A DNA window from Syngnathus typhle isolate RoL2023-S1 ecotype Sweden linkage group LG2, RoL_Styp_1.0, whole genome shotgun sequence contains the following coding sequences:
- the zc3h13 gene encoding zinc finger CCCH domain-containing protein 13 isoform X3, which produces MSKIRRKVTVENSKTISDSSTNTVSSSTSNPAAPSRRPSVFERLGPSTGGSSNAADSHCRNWLKTGNCSYGNTCRYTHGTQPRGKGFNFSRSAERPTGDLRERMKNKRQDNDPDSVKRDLDEPVSPTERQRDSSRGRHREKDIKITKERTPASEEEPVEWETNREDSDIGEYDYELSLEMKRQKIQRELMKLEQENLEKREEIKKDETPTKPRSTAIQKASAEPLRSRDSSPPPRKSSGSPKQKSGLKGSGKKEKKASGSSPVAETAKTSKGSHSKKKGPRTPSPPPPVPLDIPVAVKKHKGKHKNKDKCEEKQKEGKDRGRDAEKHKEKKEKRRDRSDSSHKAKRSVTSEERSGSVSPSPSVRKKSTSPKASSHKAALLPSPPRRSPTPPRHQRTPTPPHRRGSPSSRSDSSPQRHSPSPRRRRSSSPTYHRSSTVAAASSLQRSQRSRSPATSQDASSPHRRSAKSSPALHHSRVRERSRGDRERSPHTLERRQERRDESRKKGDKDGNRDDWDFDSEPVLSRDSRDDREARDARERRDGRDRGREMTREPRDRRDAKEARESRTETRSNRESLERRDREREKEREREREREKEKERDRMDTLRKEETASEDRSYGRAHGREEGAREGRTETRTDRNSRGRGRDFSDKGSNRNSRGCQLDSSHDNWESRSGAARERSAERNAAERISDRDRRGDQVRDSSYDRRGGHGERDRRDNRERASPNRHQRRSEESERDERRDERRTDRGEERREDRTRDREREREREREREKEREREREREKEREKEREAERERTREREREREREREREREREREERERERKEREREREQREQRERERQREWEERERGREERRERREDARDDRAVREARDDRKTSSLLPSSRKRPRLETSPSPRPSPKRGTRDHSPADSDGYNSADEKSADKHRVLSQVVRPLEPLLRSPSRPAVSDDKPSHWKDEERRGAAEKREARGRHEDPEPRSERSRGGERRADQLSDPHPDSRGRGRDLRDATPPPVSVVTGVDNEVKEVAVSQPQEEGKKKTKALRKGIKKGRKDDDAAAAATSAAGKGLTGERFIPEPPPATLTEGPPSLLSPRKGAKRKVLERKRKRGGDSEASEEDSSVPQPHNKRKRGPRTPPPSMRPGHRGSAGNAESAQLSKMDNFSDWSDEEVSDRGGQMDSAERAPPGPLRRGGGPRLGRERCNPPPIAPLLLQDPPMLLQTLTPQPLMSQPLLRKPPPEQTRSSSMGSNQSRTSSRRPRSPSNESAHRDDLPGARARRGRLQPTATHERERERERERLAMSDPPGTERKSRIDQLRRGEPSRSTSSDRQDSRSHSSRRSSPDSERQGRSQSRAGSYDSRERERDREQFDRERERKDIRQQQPGLLLQQPLQQQRDWDPESRDWPGRGREPPAIRPGREPLLREREARDRERLLPEGIIQQHEREREKERDRDTKGERGGDRERLMMLDLPPHCDSRPAVRGDPLRQDRGDYEPLLPREAFSPPDADKPGNSHHAVAEQSETERMDSIDGEDEVKEDDSQSVASVGEEYEPISDDELDEILADSQKKEDQQDEEKITGPLDVIDVDWSSLMPKQKPEPRAAGAALLRFTPGAVLLRAGVSKRLAGTELLEKVREVCKAELDDPKDADKLFDHDLGALNMAALNRRVERSSLLSNLGPCCKALCARRDLSIRRQLLKNDKGLTKQYPMNPVVDSDLLQMSMRLFRRTVTGQTSVQERTNGGSDPTPEDAPAGGISKLPAGQPEVCVS; this is translated from the exons ATGTCCAAGATCAGGCGGAAGGTTACAGTGGAGAATTCAAAAACAATATCCGATAGCAGCACCAACACCGTATCCAGCAGCACCAGCAACCCTGCCGCCCCCTCGCGGCGGCCCAGCGTGTTTGAAAGACTTGGCCCGAGCACCGGGGGTAGTAGTAATGCTGCTGAT AGTCACTGTAGAAATTGGCTGAAGACGGGAAACTGCAGTTACGGAAACACTTGTCGCTACACACATGGAACTCAACCAAGAGGCAAAGGATTTAATTTCAGCCG GTCAGCAGAGAGACCCACCGGCGACTTGCGGGAGAGGATGAAGAATAAGAGACAGGACAATGACCCAGACAGTGTAAAGCGTGATTTGGATGAGCCAGTATCTCCCACAGAAAGA CAGAGAGACTCCTCCAGGGGTCGACATAGAGAGAAAGATATCAAAATTACCAAGGAGCGTACTCCTGCTAGCGAAGAAGAGCCCGTCGAGTGGGAAACAAATCGCGAAG ACTCGGATATCGGTGAGTACGACTACGAGTTGTCACTCGAGATGAAACGGCAGAAGATTCAGCGGGAGCTGATGAAGCTGGAGCAGGAGAACTTAGAGAAGAGAGAGGAAATCAAGAAAGACGAGACACCCACCAAACCGAGATCAACGGCCATACAAAAA GCCTCCGCTGAGCCGTTACGATCCCGAGACTCCTCCCCTCCACCCAGGAAGTCCAGTGggtccccaaaacaaaaaagtggacTTAAAGGGTCaggaaagaaagagaagaaggcATCTGGATCTTCACCTGTGGCAGAAACCGCCAA AACGTCGAAAGGATCCCACAGCAAAAAGAAAGGCCCTCGTACACCCAGTCCACCACCTCCGGTGCCTCTGGATATCCCCGTCGCTGTGAAGAAGCACAAAGGCAAGCAtaagaacaaagacaagtgtGAAGAGAAGCAAAAAGAAGGCAAAGACCGGGGACGTGATGCGGAAAAACACAAGGAGAAGAAAGAGAAACGCAG GGACCGATCTGACAGTTCTCATAAGGCAAAGCGCTCGGTGACCTCAGAGGAGCGTTCTGGTAGCGTGTCACCTTCACCCTCAGTGAGGAAGAAGTCCACGTCTCCCAAAGCTTCTTCACATAAGGCCGCTCTACTACCGTCTCCTCCACGCAG GTCTCCAACACCTCCACGGCACCAGCGCACGCCCACACCGCCCCACAGGCGAGGCTCGCCGTCCTCCCGCTCCGACTCCTCCCCCCAGCGGCATTCGCCTTcacctcgccgccgccgctcgtcCTCTCCCACCTACCACCGCAGCTCCACAGTCGCGGCGGCCTCTTCTCTCCAGAGGTCCCAGCGCTCTCGCTCTCCCGCCACCTCTCAAGACGCCTCCTCCCCTCACCGCCGATCGGCCAAATCGAGCCCCGCTCTGCACCACTCGCGAGTGCGCGAGAGAAGCCGTGGCGATAGGGAGAGGAGCCCGCACACTCTGGAGCGCAGACAAGAGCGCAGAGATG AAAGCCGCAAGAAGGGCGATAAGGACGGTAACCGCGACGACTGGGATTTTGACTCGGAGCCGGTCTTGTCGAGGGACAGCCGCGACGACAGAGAGGCCAGGGATGCCCGAGAGCGGCGGGATGGCCGAGATCGAGGACGCGAAATGACCAGAGAGCCTCGCGACCGCAGAGACGCGAAGGAAGCCAGAGAAAGCAGGACGGAAACCCGCTCCAATCGAGAGTCATTGGAACGACGAGATCGGGAGCGTGAGAAAGAGAGGGAACGGGAGAGAGAGcgggaaaaagagaaagaaagggaCAGGATGGACACGCTCAGAAAGGAGGAAACGGCCTCGGAGGACAGGAGTTATGGAAGGGCTCACGGGCGTGAAGAAGGAGCAAGGGAAGGACGGACAGAGACCAGAACAGATCGAAACAGCCGTGGGAGGGGACGTGATTTCTCGGACAAAG GCTCGAACAGGAACTCAAGAGGGTGCCAGCTGGACAGCAGTCACGATAACTGGGAGTCGCGAAGCGGCGCCGCACGTGAGCGGAGCGCAGAACGCAACGCCGCGGAAAGGATTTCCGATCGAGACAGACGAGGAGACCAGGTCCGAGACTCTTCCTACGACAGGAGAGGCGGCCACGGTGAAAGAGACCGCAGGGATAATCGCGAGAGAG CTTCTCCAAACAGACATCAGAGAAGATCGGAGGAGTCTGAGAGAGACGAACGAAGGGACGAGCGCAGAACGGACCGAGGGGAAGAAAGACGCGAGGACCGTACCAGAGACCGGGAGCGAGAGAGGGAGCGGGAGAGGGAAcgggagaaagaaagagagcgggaacgggagagagagaaagagcgcgAAAAGGAGAGGGAAGCCGAGAGGGAGCGCACCCGGGAGCGCGAACGGGAACGAGAGAGGGAGCGAGAACGGGAGCGGGAAAGAGAGCGCGAAGAGCGGGAAAGGGAGAGGAAGGAGCGCGAACGGGAACGAGAGCAGCGGGAGCAGCGGGAGCGAGAGAGGCAGCGGGAATGGGAGGAACGAGAGCGCGGAAGGGAGGAAAGGCGGGAGAGGAGGGAGGATGCCCGAGATGACCGCGCCGTTCGAGAGGCGAGGGACGATCGCAAAACAAG TTCCCTCTTGCCTTCCAGCCGCAAGCGACCCAGGTTGGAGACCAGCCCCAGCCCCCGACCTTCGCCCAAGCGAGGGACGCGTGACCACAGTCCGGCAGACAGCGACGGCTACAACAGCGCGGATGAGAAAA GTGCAGATAAGCATCGCGTGCTCAGCCAGGTGGTGCGTCCCTTGGAGCCCCTGTTGCGTTCACCCTCGAGGCCCGCCGTGTCCGATGACAAGCCGAGCCACTGGAAGGATGAGGAGCGTCGAGGCGCTGCGGAGAAGAGGGAAGCGCGCGGTCGCCATGAAGACCCGGAGCCCCGAAGCGAACGCAGCAGGGGAGGTGAGCGGCGGGCCGATCAGCTGTCAGATCCTCACCCGGACTCCCGCGGTCGAGGCAGAGACCTGCGAGACGCCACGCCGCCTCCGGTTTCTGTTGTGACTGGTGTTGACAACGAGGTCAAAGAGGTCGCTGTGTCACAGCCCCAAGAAGAAggcaaaaagaaaaccaaagcaCTGAGGAAGGGCATAAAGAAAGGCCGCAAAGACGacgatgccgccgccgccgccacgtctGCCGCCGGCAAAGGTCTAACCGGAGAGCGTTTCATCCCCGAGCCCCCGCCTGCTACTTTGACAGAAGGGCCTCCATCTTTGCTTTCACCAAGGAAGGGGGCAAAGAGGAAAGTGCTTGAGCGCAAGAGGAAACGCGGAGGAGATTCGGAGGCATCCGAGGAGGATTCCTCAGTGCCTCAGCCCCACAACAAGAGGAAGCGAGGTCCTCGGACGCCGCCTCCCTCCATGAGGCCGGGTCATCGCGGCTCCGCGGGCAATGCCGAATCTGCCCAACTGTCTAAAATGGACAACTTCAGCGACTGGTCCGATGAGGAGGTCTCGGATAGAGGAGGGCAAATGGATTCCGCTGAGCGCGCGCCGCCCGGGCCCCTCCGAAGAGGCGGTGGCCCCAGGTTGGGTCGAGAGCGCTGCAACCCGCCTCCCATCGCCCCGCTGCTTCTGCAGGATCCTCCGATGCTGCTGCAGACTTTGACTCCGCAGCCCCTGATGTCGCAGCCCCTTCTCCGCAAGCCTCCCCCGGAGCAGACGCGCAGCAGCAGCATGGGAAGCAATCAAAGCCGCACCTCGTCCAGGCGCCCGCGCTCGCCCTCCAACGAGTCGGCCCACCGAGATGACCTGCCGGGCGCGCGTGCCCGCAGGGGCCGGCTTCAGCCCACCGCCACACATGAACGGGAAAgggagagagaacgagagaggcTTGCAATGAGTGACCCGCCGGGGACGGAGAGGAAATCACGGATAGACCAGTTGAGGAGAGGCGAGCCGAGTCGCAGTACCTCTTCGG ACCGCCAGGATTCCCGCAGCCACAGCTCCAGGCGTAGCTCTCCCGATTCCGAGAGGCAGGGCAGGTCGCAATCTCGCGCCGGCTCCTACGACAGTCGCGAGCGGGAGCGCGACCGGGAGCAATTCGATCGGGAGCGCGAGAGAAAGGACATCCGGCAACAGCAGCCGGGCCTGCTTCTCCAGCAACCTCTTCAACAGCAGAGAGACTGGGATCCCGAATCCAGGGACTGGCCCGGCAGGGGACGGGAGCCTCCGGCCATCCGTCCCGGTCGTGAGCCCCTTCTGAGGGAGAGGGAGGCCCGGGACAGAGAACGCTTATTGCCCGAGGGAATCATTCAGCAGCACGAGCGAGAGCGCGAGAAAGAGCGGGACAGGGACACCAAGGGTGAACGTGGCGGTGATAGGGAGCGATTGATGATGCTGGACTTGCCCCCCCACTGCGACTCCAGACCCGCCGTCCGGGGTGATCCGTTGCGGCAAGACAGAGGTGACTACGAGCCCCTCCTGCCAAGAGAAGCTTTCAGCCCGCCCGACGCGGACAAACCCGGCAACAGCCACCACGCTGTGGCTGAGCAGTCTGAGACGGAGAGGATGGACAGCATTGATG GAGAGGATGAGGTGAAAGAAGACGACAGCCAGTCGGTGGCATCTGTCGGAGAGGAGTATGAACCGATCAGTGATGATGAGCTCGATGAAATCCTGGCTGACAGTCAGAAAAAAGAGGACCAGCAGGATGAGGAGAAAATTACAG GCCCTCTGGACGTCATTGACGTGGACTGGTCCAGTCTGATGCCCAAACAGAAGCCGGAGCCCCGAGCGGCCGGTGCAGCTCTCCTGCGGTTCACCCCAGGGGCTGTTCTCCTCAGGGCGGGCGTCTCTAAGCGACTCGCTGGGACGGAACTCCTGGAGAAGGTCCGAGAAGTGTGCAAGGCAGAGCTGGATGACCCCAAAG ATGCGGACAAGCTGTTCGATCATGACCTCGGGGCCTTGAACATGGCAGCCCTGAACAGACGAGTGGAGAGGTCAAGCTTACTCAGCAACCTGGGACCCTGCTGCAAGGCTCTTTGTGCCCGCAGGGACCTGAGCATCCGCAGGCAGCTTTTGAAAAATGATAAG GGCCTCACCAAACAGTATCCCATGAATCCCGTGGTGGACAGCGACCTGCTGCAAATGAGCATGCGGCTTTTCCGGAGAACTGTGACTGGTCAGACTTCTGTCCAAGAAAGGACCAACGGTGGTTCCGACCCAACTCCCGAAGATGCCCCGGCAGGCGGTATCAGCAAGCTCCCTGCGGGACAGCCGGAGGTTTGTGTGTCATGA
- the zc3h13 gene encoding zinc finger CCCH domain-containing protein 13 isoform X1 → MSKIRRKVTVENSKTISDSSTNTVSSSTSNPAAPSRRPSVFERLGPSTGGSSNAADSHCRNWLKTGNCSYGNTCRYTHGTQPRGKGFNFSRSAERPTGDLRERMKNKRQDNDPDSVKRDLDEPVSPTERQRDSSRGRHREKDIKITKERTPASEEEPVEWETNREDSDIGEYDYELSLEMKRQKIQRELMKLEQENLEKREEIKKDETPTKPRSTAIQKASAEPLRSRDSSPPPRKSSGSPKQKSGLKGSGKKEKKASGSSPVAETAKTSKGSHSKKKGPRTPSPPPPVPLDIPVAVKKHKGKHKNKDKCEEKQKEGKDRGRDAEKHKEKKEKRRDRSDSSHKAKRSVTSEERSGSVSPSPSVRKKSTSPKASSHKAALLPSPPRRSPTPPRHQRTPTPPHRRGSPSSRSDSSPQRHSPSPRRRRSSSPTYHRSSTVAAASSLQRSQRSRSPATSQDASSPHRRSAKSSPALHHSRVRERSRGDRERSPHTLERRQERRDESRKKGDKDGNRDDWDFDSEPVLSRDSRDDREARDARERRDGRDRGREMTREPRDRRDAKEARESRTETRSNRESLERRDREREKEREREREREKEKERDRMDTLRKEETASEDRSYGRAHGREEGAREGRTETRTDRNSRGRGRDFSDKGSNRNSRGCQLDSSHDNWESRSGAARERSAERNAAERISDRDRRGDQVRDSSYDRRGGHGERDRRDNRERASPNRHQRRSEESERDERRDERRTDRGEERREDRTRDREREREREREREKEREREREREKEREKEREAERERTREREREREREREREREREREERERERKEREREREQREQRERERQREWEERERGREERRERREDARDDRAVREARDDRKTSSLLPSSRKRPRLETSPSPRPSPKRGTRDHSPADSDGYNSADEKSERPIGRGLAKLHPQPLLPSPVCPPPSDSADKHRVLSQVVRPLEPLLRSPSRPAVSDDKPSHWKDEERRGAAEKREARGRHEDPEPRSERSRGGERRADQLSDPHPDSRGRGRDLRDATPPPVSVVTGVDNEVKEVAVSQPQEEGKKKTKALRKGIKKGRKDDDAAAAATSAAGKGLTGERFIPEPPPATLTEGPPSLLSPRKGAKRKVLERKRKRGGDSEASEEDSSVPQPHNKRKRGPRTPPPSMRPGHRGSAGNAESAQLSKMDNFSDWSDEEVSDRGGQMDSAERAPPGPLRRGGGPRLGRERCNPPPIAPLLLQDPPMLLQTLTPQPLMSQPLLRKPPPEQTRSSSMGSNQSRTSSRRPRSPSNESAHRDDLPGARARRGRLQPTATHERERERERERLAMSDPPGTERKSRIDQLRRGEPSRSTSSDRQDSRSHSSRRSSPDSERQGRSQSRAGSYDSRERERDREQFDRERERKDIRQQQPGLLLQQPLQQQRDWDPESRDWPGRGREPPAIRPGREPLLREREARDRERLLPEGIIQQHEREREKERDRDTKGERGGDRERLMMLDLPPHCDSRPAVRGDPLRQDRGDYEPLLPREAFSPPDADKPGNSHHAVAEQSETERMDSIDGEDEVKEDDSQSVASVGEEYEPISDDELDEILADSQKKEDQQDEEKITGPLDVIDVDWSSLMPKQKPEPRAAGAALLRFTPGAVLLRAGVSKRLAGTELLEKVREVCKAELDDPKDADKLFDHDLGALNMAALNRRVERSSLLSNLGPCCKALCARRDLSIRRQLLKNDKGLTKQYPMNPVVDSDLLQMSMRLFRRTVTGQTSVQERTNGGSDPTPEDAPAGGISKLPAGQPEVCVS, encoded by the exons ATGTCCAAGATCAGGCGGAAGGTTACAGTGGAGAATTCAAAAACAATATCCGATAGCAGCACCAACACCGTATCCAGCAGCACCAGCAACCCTGCCGCCCCCTCGCGGCGGCCCAGCGTGTTTGAAAGACTTGGCCCGAGCACCGGGGGTAGTAGTAATGCTGCTGAT AGTCACTGTAGAAATTGGCTGAAGACGGGAAACTGCAGTTACGGAAACACTTGTCGCTACACACATGGAACTCAACCAAGAGGCAAAGGATTTAATTTCAGCCG GTCAGCAGAGAGACCCACCGGCGACTTGCGGGAGAGGATGAAGAATAAGAGACAGGACAATGACCCAGACAGTGTAAAGCGTGATTTGGATGAGCCAGTATCTCCCACAGAAAGA CAGAGAGACTCCTCCAGGGGTCGACATAGAGAGAAAGATATCAAAATTACCAAGGAGCGTACTCCTGCTAGCGAAGAAGAGCCCGTCGAGTGGGAAACAAATCGCGAAG ACTCGGATATCGGTGAGTACGACTACGAGTTGTCACTCGAGATGAAACGGCAGAAGATTCAGCGGGAGCTGATGAAGCTGGAGCAGGAGAACTTAGAGAAGAGAGAGGAAATCAAGAAAGACGAGACACCCACCAAACCGAGATCAACGGCCATACAAAAA GCCTCCGCTGAGCCGTTACGATCCCGAGACTCCTCCCCTCCACCCAGGAAGTCCAGTGggtccccaaaacaaaaaagtggacTTAAAGGGTCaggaaagaaagagaagaaggcATCTGGATCTTCACCTGTGGCAGAAACCGCCAA AACGTCGAAAGGATCCCACAGCAAAAAGAAAGGCCCTCGTACACCCAGTCCACCACCTCCGGTGCCTCTGGATATCCCCGTCGCTGTGAAGAAGCACAAAGGCAAGCAtaagaacaaagacaagtgtGAAGAGAAGCAAAAAGAAGGCAAAGACCGGGGACGTGATGCGGAAAAACACAAGGAGAAGAAAGAGAAACGCAG GGACCGATCTGACAGTTCTCATAAGGCAAAGCGCTCGGTGACCTCAGAGGAGCGTTCTGGTAGCGTGTCACCTTCACCCTCAGTGAGGAAGAAGTCCACGTCTCCCAAAGCTTCTTCACATAAGGCCGCTCTACTACCGTCTCCTCCACGCAG GTCTCCAACACCTCCACGGCACCAGCGCACGCCCACACCGCCCCACAGGCGAGGCTCGCCGTCCTCCCGCTCCGACTCCTCCCCCCAGCGGCATTCGCCTTcacctcgccgccgccgctcgtcCTCTCCCACCTACCACCGCAGCTCCACAGTCGCGGCGGCCTCTTCTCTCCAGAGGTCCCAGCGCTCTCGCTCTCCCGCCACCTCTCAAGACGCCTCCTCCCCTCACCGCCGATCGGCCAAATCGAGCCCCGCTCTGCACCACTCGCGAGTGCGCGAGAGAAGCCGTGGCGATAGGGAGAGGAGCCCGCACACTCTGGAGCGCAGACAAGAGCGCAGAGATG AAAGCCGCAAGAAGGGCGATAAGGACGGTAACCGCGACGACTGGGATTTTGACTCGGAGCCGGTCTTGTCGAGGGACAGCCGCGACGACAGAGAGGCCAGGGATGCCCGAGAGCGGCGGGATGGCCGAGATCGAGGACGCGAAATGACCAGAGAGCCTCGCGACCGCAGAGACGCGAAGGAAGCCAGAGAAAGCAGGACGGAAACCCGCTCCAATCGAGAGTCATTGGAACGACGAGATCGGGAGCGTGAGAAAGAGAGGGAACGGGAGAGAGAGcgggaaaaagagaaagaaagggaCAGGATGGACACGCTCAGAAAGGAGGAAACGGCCTCGGAGGACAGGAGTTATGGAAGGGCTCACGGGCGTGAAGAAGGAGCAAGGGAAGGACGGACAGAGACCAGAACAGATCGAAACAGCCGTGGGAGGGGACGTGATTTCTCGGACAAAG GCTCGAACAGGAACTCAAGAGGGTGCCAGCTGGACAGCAGTCACGATAACTGGGAGTCGCGAAGCGGCGCCGCACGTGAGCGGAGCGCAGAACGCAACGCCGCGGAAAGGATTTCCGATCGAGACAGACGAGGAGACCAGGTCCGAGACTCTTCCTACGACAGGAGAGGCGGCCACGGTGAAAGAGACCGCAGGGATAATCGCGAGAGAG CTTCTCCAAACAGACATCAGAGAAGATCGGAGGAGTCTGAGAGAGACGAACGAAGGGACGAGCGCAGAACGGACCGAGGGGAAGAAAGACGCGAGGACCGTACCAGAGACCGGGAGCGAGAGAGGGAGCGGGAGAGGGAAcgggagaaagaaagagagcgggaacgggagagagagaaagagcgcgAAAAGGAGAGGGAAGCCGAGAGGGAGCGCACCCGGGAGCGCGAACGGGAACGAGAGAGGGAGCGAGAACGGGAGCGGGAAAGAGAGCGCGAAGAGCGGGAAAGGGAGAGGAAGGAGCGCGAACGGGAACGAGAGCAGCGGGAGCAGCGGGAGCGAGAGAGGCAGCGGGAATGGGAGGAACGAGAGCGCGGAAGGGAGGAAAGGCGGGAGAGGAGGGAGGATGCCCGAGATGACCGCGCCGTTCGAGAGGCGAGGGACGATCGCAAAACAAG TTCCCTCTTGCCTTCCAGCCGCAAGCGACCCAGGTTGGAGACCAGCCCCAGCCCCCGACCTTCGCCCAAGCGAGGGACGCGTGACCACAGTCCGGCAGACAGCGACGGCTACAACAGCGCGGATGAGAAAAGTGAGCGTCCAATTGGCCGAGGACTGGCCAAGCTCCACCCACAGCCCCTCCTCCCCAGCCCTGTGTGTCCACCTCCAAGTGACA GTGCAGATAAGCATCGCGTGCTCAGCCAGGTGGTGCGTCCCTTGGAGCCCCTGTTGCGTTCACCCTCGAGGCCCGCCGTGTCCGATGACAAGCCGAGCCACTGGAAGGATGAGGAGCGTCGAGGCGCTGCGGAGAAGAGGGAAGCGCGCGGTCGCCATGAAGACCCGGAGCCCCGAAGCGAACGCAGCAGGGGAGGTGAGCGGCGGGCCGATCAGCTGTCAGATCCTCACCCGGACTCCCGCGGTCGAGGCAGAGACCTGCGAGACGCCACGCCGCCTCCGGTTTCTGTTGTGACTGGTGTTGACAACGAGGTCAAAGAGGTCGCTGTGTCACAGCCCCAAGAAGAAggcaaaaagaaaaccaaagcaCTGAGGAAGGGCATAAAGAAAGGCCGCAAAGACGacgatgccgccgccgccgccacgtctGCCGCCGGCAAAGGTCTAACCGGAGAGCGTTTCATCCCCGAGCCCCCGCCTGCTACTTTGACAGAAGGGCCTCCATCTTTGCTTTCACCAAGGAAGGGGGCAAAGAGGAAAGTGCTTGAGCGCAAGAGGAAACGCGGAGGAGATTCGGAGGCATCCGAGGAGGATTCCTCAGTGCCTCAGCCCCACAACAAGAGGAAGCGAGGTCCTCGGACGCCGCCTCCCTCCATGAGGCCGGGTCATCGCGGCTCCGCGGGCAATGCCGAATCTGCCCAACTGTCTAAAATGGACAACTTCAGCGACTGGTCCGATGAGGAGGTCTCGGATAGAGGAGGGCAAATGGATTCCGCTGAGCGCGCGCCGCCCGGGCCCCTCCGAAGAGGCGGTGGCCCCAGGTTGGGTCGAGAGCGCTGCAACCCGCCTCCCATCGCCCCGCTGCTTCTGCAGGATCCTCCGATGCTGCTGCAGACTTTGACTCCGCAGCCCCTGATGTCGCAGCCCCTTCTCCGCAAGCCTCCCCCGGAGCAGACGCGCAGCAGCAGCATGGGAAGCAATCAAAGCCGCACCTCGTCCAGGCGCCCGCGCTCGCCCTCCAACGAGTCGGCCCACCGAGATGACCTGCCGGGCGCGCGTGCCCGCAGGGGCCGGCTTCAGCCCACCGCCACACATGAACGGGAAAgggagagagaacgagagaggcTTGCAATGAGTGACCCGCCGGGGACGGAGAGGAAATCACGGATAGACCAGTTGAGGAGAGGCGAGCCGAGTCGCAGTACCTCTTCGG ACCGCCAGGATTCCCGCAGCCACAGCTCCAGGCGTAGCTCTCCCGATTCCGAGAGGCAGGGCAGGTCGCAATCTCGCGCCGGCTCCTACGACAGTCGCGAGCGGGAGCGCGACCGGGAGCAATTCGATCGGGAGCGCGAGAGAAAGGACATCCGGCAACAGCAGCCGGGCCTGCTTCTCCAGCAACCTCTTCAACAGCAGAGAGACTGGGATCCCGAATCCAGGGACTGGCCCGGCAGGGGACGGGAGCCTCCGGCCATCCGTCCCGGTCGTGAGCCCCTTCTGAGGGAGAGGGAGGCCCGGGACAGAGAACGCTTATTGCCCGAGGGAATCATTCAGCAGCACGAGCGAGAGCGCGAGAAAGAGCGGGACAGGGACACCAAGGGTGAACGTGGCGGTGATAGGGAGCGATTGATGATGCTGGACTTGCCCCCCCACTGCGACTCCAGACCCGCCGTCCGGGGTGATCCGTTGCGGCAAGACAGAGGTGACTACGAGCCCCTCCTGCCAAGAGAAGCTTTCAGCCCGCCCGACGCGGACAAACCCGGCAACAGCCACCACGCTGTGGCTGAGCAGTCTGAGACGGAGAGGATGGACAGCATTGATG GAGAGGATGAGGTGAAAGAAGACGACAGCCAGTCGGTGGCATCTGTCGGAGAGGAGTATGAACCGATCAGTGATGATGAGCTCGATGAAATCCTGGCTGACAGTCAGAAAAAAGAGGACCAGCAGGATGAGGAGAAAATTACAG GCCCTCTGGACGTCATTGACGTGGACTGGTCCAGTCTGATGCCCAAACAGAAGCCGGAGCCCCGAGCGGCCGGTGCAGCTCTCCTGCGGTTCACCCCAGGGGCTGTTCTCCTCAGGGCGGGCGTCTCTAAGCGACTCGCTGGGACGGAACTCCTGGAGAAGGTCCGAGAAGTGTGCAAGGCAGAGCTGGATGACCCCAAAG ATGCGGACAAGCTGTTCGATCATGACCTCGGGGCCTTGAACATGGCAGCCCTGAACAGACGAGTGGAGAGGTCAAGCTTACTCAGCAACCTGGGACCCTGCTGCAAGGCTCTTTGTGCCCGCAGGGACCTGAGCATCCGCAGGCAGCTTTTGAAAAATGATAAG GGCCTCACCAAACAGTATCCCATGAATCCCGTGGTGGACAGCGACCTGCTGCAAATGAGCATGCGGCTTTTCCGGAGAACTGTGACTGGTCAGACTTCTGTCCAAGAAAGGACCAACGGTGGTTCCGACCCAACTCCCGAAGATGCCCCGGCAGGCGGTATCAGCAAGCTCCCTGCGGGACAGCCGGAGGTTTGTGTGTCATGA